In a genomic window of Mastacembelus armatus chromosome 3, fMasArm1.2, whole genome shotgun sequence:
- the arl6 gene encoding ADP-ribosylation factor-like protein 6: protein MGLFDKLAAWLGLKKEVNVLCLGLDNSGKTTIINQLKPSNAQAQDIVPTIGFSIEKFKTSSLSFTVFDMSGQGRYRNLWEHYYKEGQAIIFVIDSVDKLRMVVAKEELETLLNHPDIKHRRIPILFFANKMDVRDALSSVKVSQLLCLENIKDKPWHICATDALKGEGLQEGVDWLQDQIKTMKT from the exons ATGGGGTTGTTCGACAAATTGGCAGCATGGCTGGGGTTGAAGAAGGAAGTGAATGTGCTGTGTCTCGGCCTGGACAACAGTGGAAAAACCACCATAATCAACCAACTCAAGCCCTCCAAT GCCCAGGCACAAGACATTGTCCCAACCATTGGTTTCAGCATAGAGAAGTTCAAGACATCCAG tctttcctttaCAGTATTTGACATGTCTGGCCAAGGCAGATACAGAAACCTCTGGGAACATTACTACAA GGAAGGTCAGGCTATCATATTTGTCATTGATAGTGTAGACAAACTGAGGATGGTAGTGGCCAAAGAAGAACTGGAAACATTACTCAATCATCCTG ATATTAAACACAGGAGGATCCCTATTCTGTTTTTTGCTAATAAGATGGATGTCAGAGATGCTCTGTCTTCAGTCAAGGTGTCACAGCTGCTCTGTTTAGAGAACATCAAAGACAAACCCTGGCACATCTG TGCCACAGATGCTCTCAAAGGAGAAGGTTTACAGGAGGGAGTTGACTGGTTACAAG atcaaatcaaaacaatgaagACATGA
- the LOC113138073 gene encoding high-affinity choline transporter 1-like isoform X2, translating into MLGGIPWQVYFQRVLSASSATYAQVLSFLAAFGCLIMAVPSVLIGAIGASTDWNQTTYGAIPPREKDEADMILPIVLQHLCPPFVSFFGLGAVSAAVMSSADSSILSASSMFARNIYQLAFRQSASDREIVWVMRITIFVFGGLATVMALVTGTVYGLWYLSSDLVYVIIFPQLLSVLFVKGTNTYGSVAAYLFGMVLRIGGGEPYLQLPPFIYYPGWTTEKRMDHMTGEMEEVIIQKFPFKTVSMLASFLGNVVFSYLAKYLFESGKISHKYDFLDAVVSKHSGEIMDKTTLVTRGNNIGLSEMVSVKPRLSVTLAAAFARRDTLPTDTVEEEEEEESSPDSSHHDEE; encoded by the exons ATGCTTGGAGGAATACCCTGGCAGGTGTATTTCCAGAGAGTGCTCTCTGCCTCCTCAGCTACCTACGCCCAGGTCCTCTCCTTTCTGGCTGCTTTCGGGTGCCTCATCATGGCTGTGCCCTCTGTTCTCATCGGGGCCATTGGGGCCTCCACAG ACTGGAACCAGACAACGTATGGTGCCATTCCTCCTAGAGAGAAGGACGAAGCAGACATGATCCTACCCATCGTGCTCCAACACCTTTGCCCACCTTTCGTCTCTTTTTTCGGCTTGGGTGCAGTGTCTGCAGCTGTCATGTCATCTGCAGACTCGTCCATCCTTTCAGCAAGCTCCATGTTTGCAAGGAACATCTACCAGCTTGCGTTTAGACAGTCA GCCTCTGACCGTGAGATTGTATGGGTGATGCGTATTACTATTTTTGTATTCGGGGGCCTTGCAACAGTGATGGCATTGGTGACTGGGACAGTTTACGGCCTATGGTACCTGAGCTCGGACCTGGTTTATGTCATCATCTTCCCCCAGCTGCTCAGTGTGCTATTTGTCAAAGGTACCAACACATACGGCTCAGTGGCTGCATATCTTTTTGGCATGGTGCTGCGTATAGGTGGAGGTGAGCCCTACCTGCAGTTGCCTCCTTTCATTTATTACCCTGGCTGGACCACTGAGAAACGAATGGATCACATGACTGGAGAAATGGAGGAAGTTATAATTCAGAAGTTTCCCTTCAAGACGGTCTCTATGCTCGCCTCCTTCCtgggaaatgttgttttctcCTACCTGGCCAAGTACCTGTTTGAGAGCGGCAAGATTTCACACAAATATGATTTCCTTGATGCAGTGGTGTCCAAGCACAGTGGAGAGATTATGGACAAGACAACGCTTGTAACTCGTGGCAACAACATTGGGTTATCAGAGATGGTGTCCGTCAAACCGCGGCTGAGTGTGACCTTGGCAGCCGCCTTTGCACGCCGTGACACACTGCCTACAGACAcagtagaggaggaggaggaggaagagtctAGCCCTGACTCATCCCACCATGATGAAGAATGA
- the LOC113138133 gene encoding BTB/POZ domain-containing protein KCTD12-like, with protein MAQTDSQSSTFPEIVELNVGGQVYVTRLETLTAVPNSLLWAKFSQSSPGELPKDSKGRFFFDRDGCLFRYILDYLRDSELFLPEYFKERRRLQKEADFFQLPELSRRLAAVSKDSSYTEDSGEPEEAELSSPVTSSSDRTPVSPGANSGYITVGYRGSYTIGRDIQADAKFRRVARITVCSKISLAKEVFGETLNESRDPDRPPDKYTSRYYLKYNFLEQAFDRLAEAGFRMVACNSTGTCSYGSNDPGEDKLWTSYTEYVFCR; from the coding sequence atgGCACAGACCGACAGTCAAAGTTCAACTTTCCCTGAGATAGTGGAGCTAAACGTGGGTGGGCAGGTGTATGTGACCCGACTTGAAACTCTCACCGCGGTCCCCAACTCCCTGCTGTGGGCCAAGTTCAGCCAGAGCTCCCCGGGCGAGCTGCCAAAGGACAGCAAGGGCCGCTTCTTCTTCGACCGGGACGGCTGTCTCTTCCGGTACATTCTGGATTATTTACGGGACTCTGAGCTTTTCCTGCCCGAGTATTtcaaagagaggaggaggctgcagaAAGAAGCAGACTTCTTCCAGCTGCCGGAGCTGTCGAGGCGCCTGGCAGCGGTCAGCAAAGACAGCTCGTACACGGAGGACAGCGGGGAGCCGGAGGAGGCTGAGCTCAGCAGCCCGGTCACCTCCTCCTCGGACAGAACCCCGGTTTCTCCCGGGGCTAACTCCGGGTACATCACCGTCGGGTACCGAGGCAGCTACACTATTGGGAGAGACATCCAGGCGGACGCCAAATTCCGCAGGGTTGCCAGAATAACAGTGTGCAGCAAGATCTCTCTGGCTAAAGAGGTCTTTGGAGAAACCCTGAATGAGAGCCGAGACCCTGACCGACCGCCTGATAAATACACCTCCAGGTATTACCTCAAGTATAACTTTCTGGAGCAGGCGTTTGACCGGCTGGCCGAGGCAGGTTTCCGCATGGTGGCATGCAACTCCACCGGGACCTGCTCGTACGGAAGTAACGACCCCGGGGAAGACAAACTGTGGACCAGCTACACCGAGTACGTTTTCTGCAGATGA
- the LOC113138073 gene encoding high-affinity choline transporter 1-like isoform X1, producing MTIHVEGLVAIAFFYVLILFVGIWAAWKNKHSGEAEGTDRSETIMVGGRDIGLFVGGFTMTATWVGGGYINGTAEYVSLPDSGLAWAQAPFGYALSLVVGGLFFAKPMRSRGYVTMLDPFQQLYGKRMGGLLFIPALMGEIFWSAAILSALGATLSVIVDINIKMSVVISALIAIFYTLVGGLYSVAYTDVVQLFCIFVGLWISVPFALTNPAVSDITVTAVKKVYQAPWIGSVHKSDTWVWIDNFCLLMLGGIPWQVYFQRVLSASSATYAQVLSFLAAFGCLIMAVPSVLIGAIGASTDWNQTTYGAIPPREKDEADMILPIVLQHLCPPFVSFFGLGAVSAAVMSSADSSILSASSMFARNIYQLAFRQSASDREIVWVMRITIFVFGGLATVMALVTGTVYGLWYLSSDLVYVIIFPQLLSVLFVKGTNTYGSVAAYLFGMVLRIGGGEPYLQLPPFIYYPGWTTEKRMDHMTGEMEEVIIQKFPFKTVSMLASFLGNVVFSYLAKYLFESGKISHKYDFLDAVVSKHSGEIMDKTTLVTRGNNIGLSEMVSVKPRLSVTLAAAFARRDTLPTDTVEEEEEEESSPDSSHHDEE from the exons ATGACCATCCATGTAGAGGGGCTTGTGGCTATCGCGTTTTTCTATGTGTTGATCCTGTTCGTGGGCATCTGGGCAGCATGGAAGAACAAGCACTCCGGGGAGGCGGAGGGCACCGACCGCAGCGAAACTATCATGGTCGGTGGGAGAGACATCGGATTATTTGTCGGTGGATTCACAATGACAG CAACCTGGGTTGGAGGAGGATATATCAATGGCACGGCTGAATATGTGTCTCTGCCAGATTCTGGCTTGGCTTGGGCTCAAGCACCCTTTGGATATGCTCTCAGTCTTGTTGTGG GTGGTCTTTTTTTCGCTAAACCCATGCGTTCAAGGGGTTACGTCACGATGTTGGACCCTTTCCAACAACTGTACGGGAAGCGCATGGGTGGCCTCCTCTTCATACCTGCACTCATGGGTGAGATATTCTGGTCTGCAGCCATCTTATCTGCACTTG GTGCTACTCTGAGTGTCATCGTGGACATTAACATTAAGATGTCAGTGGTTATCTCAGCGCTTATTGCAATCTTTTACACCCTGGTTGGAGGACTGTACTCTGTGGCTTACACTGATGTCGTACAGCTTTTCTGTATCTTTGTTGGCCTG TGGATCAGCGTCCCCTTTGCTTTGACCAACCCTGCAGTGTCAGACATCACTGTTACAGCAGTGAAAAAGGTGTACCAGGCGCCCTGGATAGGCAGCGTCCACAAGAGCGACACTTGGGTCTGGATCGACAACTTCTGCCTCTTG ATGCTTGGAGGAATACCCTGGCAGGTGTATTTCCAGAGAGTGCTCTCTGCCTCCTCAGCTACCTACGCCCAGGTCCTCTCCTTTCTGGCTGCTTTCGGGTGCCTCATCATGGCTGTGCCCTCTGTTCTCATCGGGGCCATTGGGGCCTCCACAG ACTGGAACCAGACAACGTATGGTGCCATTCCTCCTAGAGAGAAGGACGAAGCAGACATGATCCTACCCATCGTGCTCCAACACCTTTGCCCACCTTTCGTCTCTTTTTTCGGCTTGGGTGCAGTGTCTGCAGCTGTCATGTCATCTGCAGACTCGTCCATCCTTTCAGCAAGCTCCATGTTTGCAAGGAACATCTACCAGCTTGCGTTTAGACAGTCA GCCTCTGACCGTGAGATTGTATGGGTGATGCGTATTACTATTTTTGTATTCGGGGGCCTTGCAACAGTGATGGCATTGGTGACTGGGACAGTTTACGGCCTATGGTACCTGAGCTCGGACCTGGTTTATGTCATCATCTTCCCCCAGCTGCTCAGTGTGCTATTTGTCAAAGGTACCAACACATACGGCTCAGTGGCTGCATATCTTTTTGGCATGGTGCTGCGTATAGGTGGAGGTGAGCCCTACCTGCAGTTGCCTCCTTTCATTTATTACCCTGGCTGGACCACTGAGAAACGAATGGATCACATGACTGGAGAAATGGAGGAAGTTATAATTCAGAAGTTTCCCTTCAAGACGGTCTCTATGCTCGCCTCCTTCCtgggaaatgttgttttctcCTACCTGGCCAAGTACCTGTTTGAGAGCGGCAAGATTTCACACAAATATGATTTCCTTGATGCAGTGGTGTCCAAGCACAGTGGAGAGATTATGGACAAGACAACGCTTGTAACTCGTGGCAACAACATTGGGTTATCAGAGATGGTGTCCGTCAAACCGCGGCTGAGTGTGACCTTGGCAGCCGCCTTTGCACGCCGTGACACACTGCCTACAGACAcagtagaggaggaggaggaggaagagtctAGCCCTGACTCATCCCACCATGATGAAGAATGA